One genomic segment of Stenotrophomonas sp. 704A1 includes these proteins:
- a CDS encoding TonB-dependent receptor plug domain-containing protein, with protein sequence MNFQSNKLRDAVVVALIAGAATSVTAQAQETTNLDRISVTGSRIKSTDIETSQPVLSLTRADIEKQGVTSVADILQRVSANGAALNRTYNNGGDGSAGVSLRNLGAERTLVLVNGRRWTTGLDGSVDLNTIPTAMIERIDVLKDGASTIYGSDAIAGVVNIITKQNFDGAEANFYKGQYSAGDGEREAYDFTIGTTTDRASLVLGVSYVNEKEVMAGDRKISAGGPPFFSGQSATGIPGSYIRNDERYVIINGVETLFDSNVHGYNTSPDNYLLTPNERTSLFATGSYNITDNVTFRTEAMYNERKSEQLLAAMPVTGRRLSASSIYNPYGEDLTGVNRRFNETGGRSFNQNVKNWHFYGGFEGFFEFADRNFDWDVGYRYDKTDQNDLTYGLFNVQRLNEAYGPSAIQGGQAVCLTAGGAVIPGCVPMNPLGGLGAISQEALDYASFTAHDSASLVSKSYYANISGEIVQLPAGALGFAAGYEGRKESGQFDPDAFIAAGLSTGNGAAPTKGSYDLDEFFLELSIPVLADLPGAKLLDFSVASRYSKYSNFGNTTNNKFGFRWKPIDDLMVRGNYSEGFRAPSINNLYRGDADSFETYADPCSASSGRRTGAVAAQCAAEGVPANFQQPGAGSGANKQTPEAFTWKSNPDLKPETSTSKTLGLVWSPSFVQGLNVTLDWWQIEIEDAITRPAIQDIMDRCYGGSAQEQAAYCGLITRDPNYGTATQRYTITNVDMPLQNLSSYKVEGWDLGILYKLPETSIGQFTVSLDGTYLSTWDTKSTSDAPLDGRAGRYLDQDPYWRIRSNLYVDWSYGDFGVNYGLRYKSGMTEDCPFDPVGDADLVGYCSDGQNGKNHMGATTYHDIQFRYNTPWKGTIMVGLNNVWDKDPPVSYSTSYNMFDPQYDLPGRYMYLQYKQKF encoded by the coding sequence ATGAATTTCCAGTCCAACAAGCTGCGTGACGCTGTCGTTGTCGCGCTGATCGCAGGCGCGGCGACGTCCGTCACCGCCCAGGCGCAGGAAACGACCAACCTGGATCGTATTTCGGTAACCGGTTCGCGCATCAAGAGCACCGACATCGAAACCTCGCAGCCGGTCCTGAGCCTGACCCGCGCCGACATCGAAAAGCAGGGCGTGACCTCGGTCGCCGACATCCTGCAGCGCGTCTCGGCCAACGGTGCAGCGCTGAACCGCACCTACAACAACGGTGGTGACGGTTCGGCCGGCGTCAGCCTGCGCAACCTGGGCGCCGAGCGCACCCTGGTGCTGGTCAACGGCCGCCGCTGGACCACCGGTCTGGACGGCAGCGTCGACCTCAACACCATCCCGACCGCGATGATCGAGCGCATCGACGTCCTGAAGGACGGCGCTTCGACCATCTACGGTTCGGACGCGATCGCCGGCGTGGTGAACATCATCACCAAGCAGAACTTCGACGGCGCCGAAGCGAACTTCTACAAGGGCCAGTACAGCGCTGGCGACGGCGAGCGTGAAGCCTATGACTTCACCATCGGCACCACCACCGATCGCGCATCGCTGGTGCTGGGCGTGTCGTATGTGAACGAAAAGGAAGTCATGGCAGGCGATCGCAAGATCTCCGCCGGCGGCCCGCCGTTCTTCAGCGGCCAGAGCGCCACCGGTATCCCGGGCTCCTACATCCGCAATGACGAGCGCTACGTCATCATCAATGGCGTTGAAACTCTGTTCGACTCCAATGTCCACGGCTACAACACTTCGCCGGACAACTACCTGCTGACCCCGAACGAGCGTACCTCGCTGTTCGCCACCGGCTCCTACAACATCACCGACAACGTCACCTTCCGCACCGAGGCGATGTACAACGAGCGCAAGTCCGAGCAGCTGCTCGCGGCGATGCCGGTGACCGGCCGTCGCCTGAGCGCCAGCAGCATCTACAACCCGTACGGCGAGGATCTGACCGGCGTCAACCGCCGCTTCAATGAAACCGGCGGCCGTTCGTTCAACCAGAACGTCAAGAACTGGCACTTCTACGGTGGTTTCGAGGGCTTCTTCGAATTCGCCGACCGCAACTTCGACTGGGACGTCGGCTACCGTTACGACAAGACCGACCAGAACGACCTGACCTACGGCCTGTTCAACGTCCAGCGCTTGAACGAAGCCTACGGTCCGTCGGCCATTCAGGGTGGCCAGGCCGTCTGTCTGACCGCCGGCGGCGCGGTCATCCCGGGCTGCGTGCCGATGAATCCGCTGGGCGGGCTGGGCGCGATCTCGCAGGAAGCACTGGACTACGCCTCGTTCACCGCGCATGACTCGGCCAGCCTGGTTTCCAAGAGCTACTACGCCAACATCTCAGGTGAAATCGTCCAGCTGCCGGCCGGCGCGCTGGGCTTCGCAGCCGGTTATGAAGGACGCAAGGAGAGCGGCCAGTTCGATCCGGACGCGTTCATCGCGGCTGGCCTGAGCACCGGCAACGGCGCGGCACCGACCAAGGGTTCCTACGACCTGGACGAGTTCTTCCTGGAACTGTCGATTCCGGTCCTGGCTGACCTGCCGGGCGCCAAGCTGCTCGACTTCAGCGTGGCTTCCCGCTACTCGAAGTACAGCAACTTCGGCAACACCACCAACAACAAGTTCGGTTTCCGCTGGAAGCCGATCGATGACCTGATGGTGCGTGGTAACTACTCCGAAGGCTTCCGCGCGCCGAGCATCAACAACCTGTACCGCGGCGACGCCGATTCGTTCGAAACCTATGCCGATCCGTGCTCGGCCTCCAGCGGTCGTCGCACCGGTGCGGTGGCTGCACAGTGTGCCGCCGAAGGTGTGCCGGCCAACTTCCAGCAGCCGGGTGCCGGCAGCGGCGCCAACAAGCAGACGCCGGAAGCGTTCACCTGGAAGTCGAACCCGGATCTGAAGCCGGAAACCTCGACCAGCAAGACGCTGGGCCTGGTGTGGAGCCCGAGCTTCGTGCAGGGCCTGAACGTGACCCTGGACTGGTGGCAGATCGAGATCGAAGACGCGATCACCCGCCCGGCCATCCAGGACATCATGGATCGCTGCTACGGTGGTTCGGCGCAGGAACAGGCGGCCTACTGCGGCCTGATCACCCGTGATCCGAACTACGGCACTGCCACCCAGCGCTACACCATCACCAACGTCGACATGCCGCTGCAGAACCTGTCGTCGTACAAGGTGGAAGGCTGGGATCTGGGCATCCTGTACAAGCTGCCGGAAACCTCGATCGGTCAGTTCACCGTCAGCCTGGACGGCACCTACCTGTCCACGTGGGATACGAAGTCGACCTCGGATGCACCGCTGGATGGCCGCGCCGGTCGTTACCTGGATCAGGATCCGTACTGGCGTATCCGTTCCAACCTGTACGTCGATTGGTCCTACGGCGATTTCGGCGTCAACTACGGCCTGCGTTACAAGTCGGGCATGACCGAAGACTGCCCGTTCGATCCGGTGGGTGACGCCGACCTGGTGGGCTACTGCTCCGATGGCCAGAACGGCAAGAACCACATGGGCGCCACCACCTACCACGACATCCAGTTCCGTTACAACACCCCGTGGAAGGGCACCATCATGGTCGGCCTGAACAACGTGTGGGACAAGGATCCGCCGGTCTCGTACTCGACCTCGTACAACATGTTCGACCCGCAGTACGACCTGCCGGGCCGCTACATGTACCTGCAGTACAAGCAGAAGTTCTGA